A region from the Rubrivirga sp. SAORIC476 genome encodes:
- a CDS encoding S8 family peptidase — translation MSIRTSAAAPVRWLRRLTVLVALVVAAPAFAQGAVLGASLQDALSSVTSPLSTLEVVVTYDQEGPLSLVQRTALSALGGGGVFFESLPIAGIVATPAQIGQIASLPGVTSVWLNEELQYSNEDARQLTGVDRLRTDQSLRTSQGLPFSGQGVAVVVNDSGIDATHADLPMGTKVLENVQALTNLNALSTLLPISYIEGTPNTDTNSGHGTHCAGTVAGLGVRSGGLYEGVAPGASLVGYGSGGVILILDGLGGFDYAITHQFSFEDPIRVITNSWGSDGEFQPESPIVQASYRAYQRGINVLFAASNSGPGEDTHNIYAQAPWVISVGAGTKTGALADFSSRGQKGESYDFQTYDGETWTYTNDVSITAPGVDIISTRALTNGGANGGEGDVDAIPPAFLPFYTMISGTSMATPHVAGIVALLLEADPTLDPLEVKAVLQRTATNMPGREPWEAGSGYVNAHAAVASVLGQPVGSQRMVNQFAPFRSEALLVDAGSFPVSAFFNPVGEPETVSFEVPEGVTLVKARATVPANTIAIVLTDPAGNRYGSGITLPVLGEVAAVAAPGMAGTWTYSVSGIGSVSGVGLDPLGVTNGTALPGQIDAVVSLVATDGFTGLDDTEGHPARGFIETAVVERLADGVNNRWFQPDVRLRRNDMARFLVMGTGVRQAVPEDVPDFPFVSGGLQPYFEAVLADGGALKDRDGFDGPVLQLVEGEAAPDRGVTRPELAYSLVSALGLQGVADGYTGDVFATFQGERIRLADSDQIPAEYRGYVQLALDAGLLNATFSIVNTIPGPVVMARFGPNTWVTRADYTVAAVRLHDIYDSVDPDAVAAGGAAFASAPSARSSAVVSEVSLEANAPNPFGAETQIAFTLAEAGPARLAVYDVLGREVAVLADGPMAEGRHEVRVDAAGLSTGTYVYRLFAGGQSLVRQMTVVR, via the coding sequence ATGTCCATTCGTACTTCTGCCGCCGCGCCCGTCCGCTGGCTCCGCCGCCTCACCGTCCTTGTCGCGCTCGTCGTGGCCGCGCCCGCCTTCGCCCAGGGGGCGGTGCTCGGCGCCTCGCTCCAGGACGCCCTGTCCTCCGTCACGAGCCCGCTCTCCACGCTGGAGGTCGTCGTGACCTACGACCAGGAGGGTCCGCTCTCGCTCGTCCAGCGGACCGCGCTCAGCGCGCTCGGTGGCGGCGGCGTCTTCTTCGAGAGCCTCCCGATCGCGGGCATCGTCGCGACGCCAGCCCAGATCGGACAGATCGCGTCGCTGCCCGGCGTCACGTCGGTGTGGCTGAACGAGGAACTGCAGTACTCCAACGAGGACGCGCGTCAGCTGACGGGCGTGGACCGGCTCCGCACCGACCAGTCGCTGCGCACGAGCCAGGGCCTGCCGTTCTCCGGCCAGGGCGTCGCAGTGGTCGTGAACGACTCGGGCATCGACGCGACGCACGCGGACCTGCCGATGGGCACGAAGGTGCTGGAGAACGTCCAGGCGCTGACCAACCTGAACGCGCTCTCGACCCTGTTGCCGATCTCCTACATCGAGGGCACGCCCAACACGGACACCAACTCGGGCCACGGCACGCACTGCGCGGGCACCGTCGCCGGGCTGGGCGTTCGCAGTGGCGGCCTGTACGAGGGCGTCGCGCCGGGCGCGAGCCTGGTCGGCTACGGCTCGGGCGGCGTCATTCTGATCCTGGACGGCCTAGGGGGCTTCGACTACGCCATCACCCACCAGTTCTCGTTCGAGGACCCGATCCGCGTCATCACCAACTCGTGGGGCTCCGACGGTGAGTTCCAGCCGGAGAGCCCGATCGTGCAGGCGTCGTACCGCGCCTACCAGCGGGGCATCAACGTCCTGTTCGCGGCGTCCAACTCGGGGCCGGGCGAGGACACGCACAACATCTACGCGCAGGCGCCGTGGGTCATCTCGGTCGGCGCGGGCACGAAGACCGGCGCGCTGGCCGACTTCTCCAGCCGCGGCCAGAAGGGCGAGAGCTACGACTTCCAGACCTACGACGGCGAGACCTGGACCTACACGAACGACGTGAGCATCACCGCTCCGGGCGTCGACATCATCTCGACGCGGGCGCTGACCAACGGCGGCGCCAACGGCGGAGAGGGCGACGTGGACGCCATTCCCCCGGCGTTTCTGCCCTTCTACACGATGATCTCGGGCACGTCGATGGCGACCCCGCACGTGGCGGGCATCGTGGCCCTCCTGCTGGAAGCCGATCCGACGCTCGACCCGCTGGAGGTCAAGGCGGTGCTGCAGCGGACGGCGACCAACATGCCGGGGCGTGAGCCCTGGGAGGCGGGCTCGGGCTACGTCAACGCGCACGCCGCGGTCGCGTCGGTGCTCGGCCAGCCGGTCGGCTCGCAGCGGATGGTGAACCAGTTCGCGCCGTTCCGCTCGGAGGCGCTCCTGGTGGACGCAGGCTCGTTCCCGGTGTCGGCCTTCTTCAACCCCGTCGGCGAGCCCGAGACGGTGTCGTTCGAGGTGCCGGAGGGCGTGACGCTGGTGAAGGCCCGCGCGACGGTCCCGGCCAACACCATCGCGATCGTGCTGACCGACCCGGCGGGCAACCGCTACGGCTCGGGCATCACGCTGCCGGTCCTCGGCGAGGTCGCCGCGGTCGCCGCGCCCGGCATGGCCGGGACGTGGACGTACTCGGTGAGCGGCATCGGGAGCGTCTCGGGCGTCGGCCTCGACCCGCTCGGCGTGACCAACGGCACGGCGCTGCCGGGTCAGATCGACGCGGTCGTGTCGCTGGTGGCCACGGACGGCTTCACCGGCCTCGACGACACCGAGGGGCACCCCGCCCGCGGCTTCATCGAGACGGCGGTCGTGGAGCGTCTGGCCGACGGCGTCAACAACCGCTGGTTCCAGCCGGATGTCCGCCTGCGCCGCAACGACATGGCGCGCTTCCTGGTGATGGGCACGGGCGTCCGCCAGGCCGTCCCCGAGGACGTGCCGGACTTCCCGTTCGTCTCCGGTGGCTTGCAGCCGTACTTCGAGGCCGTTCTCGCCGACGGCGGCGCGCTCAAGGACCGCGACGGCTTCGACGGCCCGGTGCTCCAGCTGGTGGAGGGGGAGGCGGCGCCGGACCGCGGCGTGACGCGCCCCGAACTGGCGTACTCGCTCGTGAGCGCCCTCGGCCTCCAGGGCGTCGCCGACGGCTACACGGGCGACGTGTTCGCCACCTTCCAGGGGGAGCGGATCCGCCTCGCAGACAGCGACCAGATCCCGGCCGAGTACCGCGGCTACGTGCAGCTGGCCCTCGACGCGGGCCTGCTCAACGCCACGTTCTCGATCGTCAACACGATCCCCGGACCGGTGGTGATGGCGCGCTTCGGCCCCAACACGTGGGTCACCCGCGCCGACTACACCGTCGCGGCAGTTCGCCTGCACGACATCTACGACAGCGTGGACCCGGATGCGGTCGCCGCCGGGGGCGCGGCTTTCGCGTCGGCGCCGTCGGCCCGCAGCAGCGCGGTCGTCAGTGAGGTGTCGCTCGAGGCCAACGCGCCCAACCCGTTCGGCGCCGAGACACAGATCGCGTTCACGCTCGCCGAGGCCGGTCCCGCTCGCCTCGCCGTCTACGACGTGCTCGGCCGCGAGGTCGCCGTCCTCGCGGACGGCCCGATGGCCGAGGGCCGTCACGAGGTCCGCGTGGATGCCGCCGGTCTCTCGACGGGCACGTACGTCTACCGCCTCTTCGCCGGTGGCCAGTCGCTCGTCCGGCAGATGACCGTCGTCCGCTAA
- a CDS encoding sialidase family protein, which translates to MRRFFALASLLATPVFAQPVPEATPAAVRLDAAVERAGLAERSPVAEVPFRSVGPTVMSGRVTDVEGKVGDPSTFVVAYASGGVWMTRNGGASFTPLFDQMPTLTIGDVAVDWADPEGDGPTLWVGTGEANSSRSSYAGTGVYRSTDGGATWAHLGLEETHHVGRILLDPADPDVATVAAVGHLYSSNPERGVYRTTDGGATWTRTLFVDDETGAIDLVRDPGDPARLYASTWTRERRAWDFREAGPGSAIWASDDGGATWSRLSVEGSGFPTGAEVGRIGLDVHPSGAVFAVVDNQARRPDEPDEDAPAVTRDLLRTISREAFLDLTEADLNAFLDANNVPYNYTAESVLEDVRDGRIAPADLVAYLEDANAQLFDTPVIGAELYRSDDQGRTWTRTHEGFLEDLYYSYGYYFGIVKVDPADVERVYLLGVPLIGSVDGGATWQRADADHVHVDHHDLWFDPTRPGFLLSGNDGGLNLSYDAGATWTKLNTPAVGQFYTVQVDDAEPYNIYGGLQDNGVWVGPSTYEASPEWQAEGHYPYRRLFGGDGMQIQVDDRDGTVYTGFQFGNYARMHRSGEGRAQRTVPQHELGERPFRFNWQTPIWLSRHLPDVLYFGSNRVHRSLDRGETWEELSDDLTSGGRPGDVPYGTLTSIHESPLEFGLLAAGSDDGHVWVTEDGGRTWQDRSAGLPADLWVSRVELSGHARERLLIALNGYRWDHFASYVYTSDDLGQTWTRIGTDLPAEPVNVAKEDPANGDVLYVGTDGGLYVSLDGGATFAAFHGQRAAAPEAAGPFASAQEGVRLPNVPVHDLVVQARERELVVGTHGRSIWIADVGLVAQLTPETRAQALHVFEPPTTEHRSNWGSRSYTWADPREPSVDLAYWTTGSGEARVRVLDSTGAVVRQWNDAAEPGLNLLAYDLRADRALADGAEAGEDTGAFYLVPGAYTVEVTLGRDTSTAALTVEAGPEPPSRARKKMP; encoded by the coding sequence ATGCGCCGCTTCTTCGCCCTGGCGAGCCTGCTCGCCACCCCCGTCTTTGCCCAGCCCGTCCCCGAGGCGACCCCCGCCGCCGTCCGCCTCGATGCGGCCGTGGAGCGAGCCGGACTGGCCGAGCGGTCGCCGGTCGCCGAGGTCCCGTTCCGGTCTGTCGGCCCGACCGTGATGAGCGGGCGCGTGACGGACGTCGAGGGGAAGGTCGGCGACCCGTCCACCTTCGTCGTCGCCTACGCCTCCGGCGGGGTGTGGATGACGCGCAACGGCGGCGCCAGCTTCACGCCGCTCTTCGACCAGATGCCGACCCTCACCATCGGCGACGTGGCGGTCGACTGGGCGGACCCGGAGGGCGACGGGCCGACGCTGTGGGTGGGCACCGGCGAGGCCAACTCGTCGCGGTCGTCGTACGCCGGCACGGGCGTCTACCGGAGCACCGACGGCGGCGCGACGTGGGCGCACCTCGGGCTGGAGGAGACGCACCACGTCGGTCGCATCCTCCTCGACCCGGCCGACCCGGACGTGGCGACGGTCGCGGCCGTCGGCCACCTCTACTCGTCCAACCCCGAGCGCGGCGTCTACCGCACGACGGACGGCGGCGCGACGTGGACCCGGACGCTGTTCGTGGACGACGAGACCGGCGCCATCGACCTCGTCCGCGACCCCGGCGACCCGGCGCGGCTGTATGCCAGCACGTGGACGCGCGAGCGCCGGGCGTGGGACTTCCGCGAGGCCGGGCCGGGCTCGGCGATCTGGGCCAGCGACGACGGCGGCGCGACGTGGAGCCGCCTCTCCGTCGAGGGGTCGGGCTTCCCAACGGGCGCCGAGGTGGGCCGCATCGGGCTGGACGTGCACCCGAGCGGGGCCGTGTTCGCGGTCGTCGACAACCAGGCGCGGCGGCCGGACGAGCCCGACGAGGACGCGCCCGCCGTCACGCGGGACCTGCTGCGGACGATCTCTCGTGAGGCGTTCCTCGACCTGACCGAGGCGGACCTGAACGCCTTCCTGGATGCCAACAACGTCCCCTACAACTACACCGCCGAGTCGGTGCTGGAGGACGTGCGCGACGGGCGCATCGCTCCGGCTGACCTCGTGGCGTACCTGGAGGATGCCAACGCGCAGCTGTTCGATACGCCGGTCATCGGCGCGGAGCTGTACCGCTCGGACGATCAGGGACGGACGTGGACACGGACCCATGAGGGCTTCCTCGAGGACCTCTACTACTCGTACGGCTACTACTTCGGCATCGTCAAGGTGGACCCGGCGGACGTGGAGCGGGTCTACCTGCTGGGCGTCCCGCTGATCGGATCGGTGGACGGCGGCGCGACGTGGCAACGCGCCGACGCCGACCACGTCCACGTCGACCACCACGACCTCTGGTTCGACCCGACGCGGCCGGGCTTTCTGCTGTCCGGCAACGACGGCGGCCTGAACCTGAGCTACGACGCGGGCGCGACGTGGACGAAGCTCAACACGCCCGCCGTGGGCCAGTTCTACACGGTGCAGGTGGACGACGCCGAGCCCTACAACATCTACGGCGGCTTGCAGGACAACGGCGTGTGGGTCGGGCCGAGCACCTACGAGGCGTCGCCCGAGTGGCAGGCCGAGGGCCACTACCCGTACCGGCGCCTCTTCGGCGGCGACGGGATGCAGATCCAGGTGGACGATCGCGACGGGACGGTCTACACGGGCTTCCAGTTCGGCAACTACGCGCGGATGCATCGGAGCGGGGAGGGCCGCGCCCAGCGGACGGTGCCGCAGCACGAGTTGGGCGAGCGGCCGTTCCGCTTCAACTGGCAGACGCCGATCTGGCTGAGCCGGCACCTGCCGGACGTGCTCTACTTCGGCTCCAACCGCGTCCACCGGTCGCTGGACCGGGGGGAGACGTGGGAGGAGCTGAGCGACGACCTCACCTCGGGCGGGCGCCCCGGCGACGTGCCGTACGGGACGCTGACTTCGATCCACGAGTCGCCGCTGGAGTTCGGGCTGCTGGCGGCGGGGTCGGACGATGGGCACGTGTGGGTGACCGAGGACGGCGGGCGGACGTGGCAGGACCGGAGCGCCGGGCTTCCGGCCGACCTGTGGGTGAGCCGCGTCGAGCTGTCGGGCCACGCCCGCGAGCGTCTGCTGATCGCGCTGAACGGCTACCGCTGGGATCACTTCGCGAGCTACGTCTACACCTCCGACGACCTCGGGCAGACGTGGACGCGCATCGGCACCGACCTGCCCGCCGAGCCGGTGAACGTGGCCAAGGAGGACCCGGCGAACGGCGACGTGCTCTACGTCGGGACGGACGGGGGGCTGTACGTGTCGCTGGACGGCGGGGCGACGTTCGCCGCGTTCCACGGGCAGCGGGCCGCGGCTCCCGAGGCGGCGGGTCCGTTCGCCTCGGCGCAGGAGGGCGTGCGGCTCCCCAACGTGCCCGTGCACGATCTGGTGGTGCAGGCGCGGGAGCGGGAGCTGGTCGTCGGCACGCATGGGCGGTCGATCTGGATCGCGGACGTGGGGCTGGTGGCGCAGTTGACGCCTGAGACCCGCGCCCAAGCGCTGCACGTGTTCGAGCCGCCCACGACGGAGCACCGGTCGAACTGGGGAAGTCGGTCCTACACCTGGGCCGACCCGCGCGAGCCGTCGGTCGATCTCGCGTACTGGACGACGGGCAGCGGAGAGGCGCGCGTGCGCGTGCTCGACAGCACCGGCGCGGTGGTCCGCCAGTGGAACGACGCGGCGGAGCCGGGCCTCAACCTGCTCGCCTATGACCTGCGGGCCGACCGCGCCCTCGCCGACGGCGCCGAGGCGGGGGAAGACACGGGGGCGTTCTACCTCGTGCCGGGGGCGTACACGGTCGAGGTGACGCTCGGGCGCGACACGTCCACGGCGGCGCTGACGGTCGAGGCCGGGCCGGAGCCGCCCAGCCGGGCGCGGAAGAAGATGCCCTGA
- a CDS encoding YkvA family protein — MSTSDRSTARRGLRLVQDDAEDLAAHPSRLRAIIRRAQTQLRDDRSRIGSLRADMPRLTRLASAIARGEYRHLPWKSIVLIAAGLLYFVTPADLIPDFILGTGFLDDAVVVAYVMKAIRDDLARFEDWELQNAPADPETLNPPY; from the coding sequence GTGTCCACCTCCGACCGCTCCACCGCCCGCCGCGGCCTCCGCCTCGTCCAGGACGACGCCGAGGATCTCGCCGCCCACCCGAGCCGCCTCCGCGCCATCATCCGCCGTGCGCAGACCCAGCTCCGCGACGACCGCAGCCGCATCGGCTCGCTCCGCGCCGACATGCCGCGCCTGACGCGCCTCGCCTCGGCCATCGCGCGCGGCGAGTACCGCCACCTGCCCTGGAAGAGCATCGTGCTCATCGCCGCCGGGCTCCTCTACTTCGTCACCCCGGCCGACCTGATCCCGGACTTCATCCTGGGAACGGGGTTCTTGGATGACGCCGTCGTGGTGGCCTATGTGATGAAGGCCATCCGCGACGACCTCGCGCGCTTCGAGGACTGGGAGCTCCAGAACGCCCCGGCCGACCCCGAGACGCTCAACCCGCCCTATTGA